One Lucilia cuprina isolate Lc7/37 chromosome 4, ASM2204524v1, whole genome shotgun sequence DNA segment encodes these proteins:
- the LOC111684253 gene encoding NPC intracellular cholesterol transporter 2-like → MTKIIKVFMVIFYALNLIHNSMGKTPVRKCANGLPEPLSVQVNSCSEMPCTLWRGFSTNMEIQFVSSKDAVRDINADVQMTTAGIGMSLGLSSERKNVCNNLMFGAYCPMYAEEDATYHLVLDIADHQPEVPVKIEVSIKDSSDDTVFACFVLDGKIRRRNAPLM, encoded by the exons atgactaaaataataaaagtcttCATGGTGATATTTTATGCCCTAAATTTGATACATAACTCTATGGGTAAAACACCCGTGAGAAAAT GTGCCAATGGCCTACCAGAACCCTTATCGGTACAAGTGAACTCGTGCAGCGAAATGCCGTGTACGTTATGGCGAGGTTTTTCCACAAACATGGAAATACAATTCGTCTCTAGTAAAGATGCTGTTCGAGATATTAATGCTGATGTTCAGATGACTACTGCGGGTATAGGCATGTCATTGGGATTATCTTCTGAAcgcaaaaatgtttgtaataatttaatgtttGGCGCCTATTGTCCTATGTATGCTGAGGAAGATGCCACCTATCATTTAGTATTGGATATAGCAGATCACCAGCCTGAAGTACCGGTTAAAATAGAAGTTTCCATTAAAGATAGTAGTGATGATACTGTGTTTGCCTGTTTTGTTTTGGATGGTAAAATTAGAAGGCGTAATGCACCCTTGATGTAA
- the LOC111684246 gene encoding serine/threonine-protein kinase pakF, producing the protein MMSENYLECRTLPTINETFPQFSTRPPQQQQQSHQPVTVNAASTAITEGISRNNLILSPLDLSLRAGVNIVPITPPSTPSPPRKRTRFMSDEHFLWRPHVMGATVAGEASNSTTEQHNFLHTMTYTRRDELNSSYGLNEESYNTAATTQSFNIDNNKEIINNFGEITRSQRSGSTSTIDEYQRHNHQHSRQQQHLQLQQHHHQRRDMATIYVDDETIVLTEDEDEEDDEEEDGENEEDEETLLSSQELNEDDETNEPPHKSSQSPQSSRHENLNSQTQDNSNADLDEEEEYVDIIGNDDEDDINPLSARAITMLRLQSQADLEKELEKDGNVLTRNKLIYENEELHNRAVDGLAKLFDKDFQRRQEDNQEKFDKGKTYIDLTNYQKDNVKTFVNTTPHQQDKEQQQQFMISSQLPSTSRPYKTHKTERKRMKLRKHMSLDEETISPVSGTIIRKLRDDEELVVRKGDIDPAFNVVEVTEEAKAILASIDNKIGAYLCQLCRTLYDDAFKLAQHRCPRIVHIEYKCSECEKVFNCPANLASHRRWHKPKSEILANSQSKKRAHAERNSQTGSNSSDKIDDGVDGIFPCNQCGKTFRRHAYLKKHQASHQILENLKSMDIFKNSTETSTTFQSTNPHLRNSSLPTAQRIQPNPLYPSLQHPRPYPARFAGFPFSTPFDHRRFYTLGEFYLSQQLERSSAFQYVQANHLRNLSNVAGNFINRPVVPSPIIPLPVK; encoded by the exons atgatgAGTGAAAATTATTTGGAATGTCGTACATTACCAACAATAAACGAGACATTTCCACAATTTAGTACAAGACCaccacagcagcaacaacaatctcATCAGCCAGTTACAGTAAACGCAGCATCAACGGCTATCACTGAAGGAATATCTAGGAATAATTTAATACTTTCACCACTAGATTTATCATTACGAGCTGGAGTTAATATTGTACCCATTACCCCACCCTCAACACCATCGCCGCCCAGAAAACGTACAAGATTTATGTCAGACGAACATTTTTTGTGGCGTCCGCATGTCATGGGAGCAACGGTAGCCGGCGAAGCAAGCAACTCAACAACAGAACAACACAACTTTTTACACACAATGACCTACACAAGACGTGATGAATTAAACTCATCATATGGTTTGAATGAGGAGTCATACAATACGGCCGCCACAACACAAAGTTTcaatattgataataataaagaaataatcaaCAATTTTGGTGAAATAACAAGGAGTCAACGAAGCGGAAGTACTTCAACAATAGATGAGTATCAACGACACAACCATCAGCACTCACGCCAACAGCAGCATCTGCAACTACAGCAACATCATCACCAACGTAGAGATATGGCAACAATTTATGTGGACGATGAAACAATTGTATTGACCGAAGATGAGGATGAAGAAGATGATGAGGAAGAAGATGGCGAAAATGAAGAGGATGAGGAAACACTTTTGAGTTCTCAAGAACTAAATGAAGACGATGAAACTAATGAGCCACCACATAAATCATCTCAAAGTCCCCAAAGCTCACGCCACGAAAACCTTAATTCACAAACACAAGACAACAGTAACGCAGATCTAGATGAAGAAGAAGAATATGTTGACATTATAGGTAATGATGATGAGGATGACATAAATCCATTGTCAGCCCGAGCCATCACAATGTTACGTTTACAAAGTCAAGCGGATTTAGAAAAAGAGCTAGAAAAGGATGGCAATGTATTGACACGCAATAAGTTGATCTATGAAAATGAAGAATTGCACAATCGTGCTGTAGATGGTCTGGCCAAGTTATTCGATAAAGATTTTCAAAGACGTCAAGAGGATAATCaagaaaaatttgataaagGCAAGACATACATAGATTTAACTAATTACCAAAAAGACAACGTTAAAACGTTTGTGAACACTACACCTCACCAGCAAGATAAggaacaacagcagcaatttATGATTTCCTCACAACTGCCATCAACCTCAAGACCATATAAGACTCACAAAACCGAACGTAAACGCATGAAGCTACGCAAACACATGTCATTGGATGAGGAAACTATTAGTCCTGTTTCTGGCACTATTATACGTAAATTGCGCGATGATGAAGAGTTGGTAGTGCGTAAAGGTGACATTGATCCGGCTTTCAATGTCGTTGAGGTTACGGAGGAAGCTAAAGCTATATTGGCCAGTATTGATAATAAGATTGGAGCTTATTTGTGTCAACTATGTCGCACCTTGTACGATGATGCTTTTAAGTTGGCTCAACATCGTTGTCCGCGTATTGTTCATATTGAGTACAAGTGCTCGGAATGTGAAAag GTTTTTAATTGTCCTGCAAACTTGGCCTCACATCGCCGTTGGCATAAACCTAAATCCGAAATTTTAGCCAATAGTCAATCCAAAAAGAGAGCACATGCCGAACGTAACTCTCAAACGGGATCCAATAGCTCCGATAAGATTGATGATGGAGTTGATGGTATATTTCCTTGCAATCAATGTGGCAAGACATTCCGAcg acATGCCTATCTCAAAAAACATCAGGCTTCACATCAAATTTTAGAGAATCTTAAATCAAtggatatatttaaaaattccactGAAACCTCAACAACATTCCAGTCTACTAACCCACATTTGAGAAATTCATCGCTACCAACTGCTCAGAGAATACAACCAAATCCTCTATATCCCTCATTACAACATCCACGACCTTATCCGGCACGTTTTGCAGGTTTTCCCTTTTCCACTCCATTCGATCATCGACGTTTCTATACTTTAGGAGAATTTTATCTCTCACAACAATTGGAACGTTCTTCTGCTTTCCAGTATGTACAGGCCAATCATTTGCGTAATTTAAGTAATGTTGctggaaattttattaatagaCCAGTGGTGCCTTCACCTATTATACCACTGCCAGTAAAATGA
- the LOC111684254 gene encoding alkaline phosphatase 4, with protein sequence MDTQRLVTTKRKFKSTQLFLVAGTILISLLVSVLCIGLTVRYEVDTETADVESVPYWKLKLPPQQEVWYEKGIEELKSVIVKKEQRGEVENVIIFIAEGVNSDMLSRARFMKEDNNSEINHFIWDSFPHLGILKSSCSFEPTCDAFSLATALFGGVRTLNGLGGVDKRVNPRNCQQASNDSFHISSILKQAKALNLRTGFVTTRRVTGPLVAALYAHTSDTNWECDGYIPDNLKINCQDVALQLIKSKEGRNINVVMGGGRQTLISKVPVSNRSIIDESVCDSMDKRNLLKDWQSHKISENVSFKLVQTPRGLSRLKGSVMDYVLGVFANGDITDKGPNLTNMVIKSLDVLKRNDVGYLFVAETVVKSDEVKDFRRVLWDLDETIKETFKYPGFTSNNTVVLTVFLDLNHTAEAPNDIFLYAIGPQSYLFHGVHEETYMAHVISYYLKMGIFRMQTKSKN encoded by the exons ATGGATACACAGAGACTAGTgacaactaaaagaaaatttaaatccacacaattatttttagtggctggaacaattttaatttctctATTAGTTTCCGTTTTATGTATTGGTCTAACTGTGCGTTACGAGGTAGATACCGAGACTGCTGATGTGGAGAGTGTGCCCTATTGGAAATTAAAATTACCTCCACAACAAGAAGTCTGGTATGAAAAGGGTATTGAAGAGTTAAAAtctgttattgttaaaaaagaacaacGGGGAGAAGtagaaaatgtaataatttttatagctGAAGGTGTTAATAGCGATATGTTATCGCGTGCCAGATTTATGAAAGAAGACAATAACAGTGAAATTAATCATTTTATATGGGATTCATTTCCTCATTTGGGTATATTGAAA AGCAGCTGTAGTTTTGAACCGACATGCGATGCTTTTTCCTTGGCCACTGCATTATTTGGCGGTGTTCGTACTCTCAACGGTTTAGGGGGAGTGGATAAACGTGTTAATCCCCGTAATTGTCAGCAAGCATCAAATGATTCATTTCATATTAGCAGTATATTGAAACAAGCCAAAGCTTTAAATTTACGCACTGGGTTTGTAACCACACGCCGCGTAACTGGACCTTTAGTAGCCGCTCTATATGCTCACACTAGTGATACCAACTGGGAATGTGATGGCTATATACCAGATAACCTAAAGATAAATTGTCAAGATGTAGCCTTACAATTGATAAAATCTAAAGAAGGGCGAAATATTAATGTTGTAATGGGTGGCGGTCGCCAAACTTTAATATCCAAGGTTCCAGTTTCTAATCGCAGTATTATTGATGAATCTGTTTGCGATTCTATGGATAAACGTAATTTGTTAAAGGATTGGCAATCTCATAAAATATCGGAAAATGTTAGCTTTAAATTAGTGCAGACACCTAGAGGTTTGTCTAGACTTAAGGGTTCAGTTATGGATTATGTTTTAGGTGTATTTGCTAATGGTGATATAACCGATAAAGGaccaaatttaacaaatatggtTATAAAATCGTTGGATGTTTTAAAGCGCAATGATGTTGGTTATTTATTTGTGGCCGAAACGGTAGTAAAAAGTGATGAAGTGAAAGATTTTCGAAGAGTACTTTGGGATTTGGATGAGACAATTAAGGAAACCTTCAAATATCCAGG TTTCACCTCAAACAACACCGTAGTACTTACTGTTTTTCTGGATTTAAATCATACCGCTGAAGCTCCCAATGACATTTTTCTCTATGCCATTGGCCCTCAATCGTATCTCTTTCATGGTGTTCACGAAGAAACCTATATGGCTCATGTTATTTCCTATTACCTGAAAATGGGCATCTTTCGTATGCAGACAAAATCAAAGAATTAA